The Coffea arabica cultivar ET-39 chromosome 2c, Coffea Arabica ET-39 HiFi, whole genome shotgun sequence genome includes the window TGAAAAGCAGAGTAAATAGTCTGGATGTTGATATTATGATTAGGCTGCCAAATATGAACTAAAGTCCACATCTAGGCAAAAGTCTTGACAAAATTGTAATATGGATGCCAATTCACTTAGCTTTTTCATTACCTTGTAGCCTAGCATTTTGCAGGCGCTGGCTCTCTGAGGATGGGTGGCCTTCTGGCTTGCTTCTCATCAGATTGATGCAGTTTGCTTGAGGCTTTAAAAGCCTGAGATTGCTTGAGATCCGACTACAGAAGAGCTTTCATTTTCTTATGTTATAAAaatgacttgtattttgatgCGCCTGATCTTTCTGCATCGATGATTTGCATTCACTGTCTTTGTGGTTCACAAGTTCGTTAATTTGCTGCATTTTCCAGGTTTTGCCTGTGATGATAATGGGCGCCTTCATTCCAGGATTAAGACGGAAATATCCTCCTCATGAATATGTATCTGCCATCCTCTTAGTTGTGGGCTTGATTCTTTTCACTTTGGCAGATGCACAAACTTCGCCAAATTTTAGTGTAGTTGGTGTTATAATGGTGTCTGGTGCTTTGATTATGGATTCTTTTCTGGGGAACTTGCAAGAAGCTATCTTTACTATGAGTCCTGAAACAACCCAGGTAAGTAGCATTTGATCTCATTAATTTGCAAGTCTTCAAGTATGCAAAACTAGTCATGGTGAAGGTATGATACTTGTTCTTCCATTTCCATTGTCTTGGCAGATGGAGATGTTGTTTTGTTCAACTGTTGTTGGCTTACCGCTCTTGATTCCACCAATGCTTTTGACAGGAGAACTATTTAGGGCATGGAGTTCATGCTCCCAGGTACATGCTCAACGgtcatcttttaattttctcTAACCTTGTACAAACCTTGATCATAATTTCTTGCTTTGCAGCATTTGTATGTATATGGTGTTCTGATCTTCGAGGCCATGGCTACCTTTGTCGGGCAAGTCTCAGTCCTTTCCCTCATTGCCCTCTTTGGCGCTGCCACTACCGCCATGGTACGttcatttcatttgcattcttcCTTCACCTTGAAATTGTGCGACAAAGGCAGCAACAATTCAGGCACTATAGGAATGTTTTCAGCTAGCATTTGTTTCAGTGACGCATTCTAAACTTCGTCATACAAACTGGTTCTCAGTTCATGACATCGATCACACGCACTGATCAATGCCTAGAAGCAAATTTTAAGTTTTCTTGGGTAAGAAAATTCAAGTTCTTTACTCTGCCTGACTCTATTGATATCTCACAGGTTACCACAGCGAGGAAGGCGGTAACGTTGCTGCTGTCCTATTTGATATTTACTAAGCCACTGACTGAACAACATGGAACTGGGTTGCTTCTTATATCTATGGGAATCATACTGAAGCTATTGCCTGATACTAAGCCCCGCAAGCCATCTGTAGCCCAAGCTCCTGCCTCCAGGGCCGGAAAACCATCATCTAGCAATGGGAGCAATTCTCAGATGGAAATtgaggaagaggaagagaaaagaCCATTAGTCTGAAATTTGGATGTTTGAAACTGTAATTTACgttcattttattgatgatcTTACGAATAGATAGAGAGTAAAAAGTAGACGAGGAGTATAGTAGATTTTATGCTGTTGTTTgccttcttctttctcttggAAGGAAAGTTGCGTTGATGATTTTAATATACTTCCTGCTTGCTCCGTCTTACTTTCCAAGTCACATTGAGCATATTGGGAATGGGAATGGGGTTCTCAAGAGATTGAAGTTTTTGGGGATTGTTTCCCAGCagaaaacacataaaaaattgTCTCATGGAATGGCAAGGGGACCCTTAAGGGGCTATTTATATGTAACTTTCATTGGATAttgacaataaaaaaaaaaaaaaaaaagcggcTGTGTTGGGCTCAAAACCTCAACATGGCATGGTGTTTGAACGTTTAGTATAAAGCCGGTTGTGCAAAAGAGCTCAAGGGGTTGTTGTTAGGTTAGGAGTGCGAAAGAATCAAATTCAA containing:
- the LOC113727989 gene encoding UDP-galactose/UDP-glucose transporter 2-like, whose protein sequence is MKHEEQARFLFGISLTEWPKWKQFLICSSGFFFGYLINGICEEYVYNRLQFSYGWYFTFVQGWVYLLLIYLQGFTPKQMVNPWKTYVKLSAVLMGSHGLTKGSLAFLNYPAQLMFKSTKVLPVMIMGAFIPGLRRKYPPHEYVSAILLVVGLILFTLADAQTSPNFSVVGVIMVSGALIMDSFLGNLQEAIFTMSPETTQMEMLFCSTVVGLPLLIPPMLLTGELFRAWSSCSQHLYVYGVLIFEAMATFVGQVSVLSLIALFGAATTAMVTTARKAVTLLLSYLIFTKPLTEQHGTGLLLISMGIILKLLPDTKPRKPSVAQAPASRAGKPSSSNGSNSQMEIEEEEEKRPLV